CGTTACTTTAATTAGGCAAATTCTTATCTATTTAAAGATATCCCAGAAACTTTATCGATTTTTGTTTTTAACAATTCCTTTTATAAACAACTCGCATAAACTAGTATTTTTGAACTATTTGTTATGTACAGGTACAGCAGGCAGATCCCCGACTTCTTTAAAGAAGTCGGGGATCTTGCACCTTGCTAACCATGTAGGGGCGCAAGGCCGCCGCGCCCCTACCAACCACTAACTACTAACCAATAACCACTATTGTTAACAAATGTAAAAACTTTTTGACAGATGCATAAACCTTTTAACTGCCTCCGTTAAGTAAACGAGGGTTCAAATCGGAAGCAAACTTCTGAAGGAACCCGAACTTACCTAGTACAGATCGACATCACATTTTTTTAGGAGAAATGAACATGGCTGCTATTTACGGTACCGAAAACAATGATGTACGCTTTGGAACTTCCAACGCTGACTCCATTTATGTTTATAACGGAGACGATGTTGTTTACGCAGGCTCTGGGAACGATTATGTTGATGGTTGGAAGGGCAATGACATTCTCTTTGGAGAATTTGGTAATGACTCACTCTATGGTTATGACGGCAATGACTACCTTGATGGTGGCTATGGCGATGACTACCTTCATGGGGAACTAGGAAACGACGTTCTCGTAGGTGGTTATGGCAAGGACACCCTCTGGGGAGGTTCCGGGGCAGATAAATTTGTCTTTGAGTATAAGTTTGATGGTATTGATGCTATCAAAGACTTTAACTGGACTGAAGGTGATAAAATCTCCATTTCCAAACTAGGGTTTGGTGCTACTAGCGTTTCCGACTTTAGTTACAACACTACCACAAAAGCCCTATCCTTCTTAGGAACTCAATTTGCAACCGTTGAAACCTCTGGTGGTACTAGCTTTGTTCCTAGTCTCGACATTGAACTTGTCTAGGATGCAATATTGAGATCGCCTCAGTCAAAGCCTTGCTTTCCGTCTCAGGAAATTTATGATAAAAAGGGGCAGGCAGAGTAGAAAATCTTTTCTTTTCCTTGCTTTTCGCAGCAATCGTTGCATTTTATTAAATCGCTTAACTGCCACTTTTGTCAGTCAACGATCAGATCTTCCAAGAAAGTAGTTTACTCCCACCGTCTTGCACGGGTGGGATTTTTTTATATTTGTTCACCACTGCTCAAACGCATCTGAAAATACGGACGATATAAATTACAACGTGGCTATACTTGATTGCCAGAGAATTTTACTAACCCATTTCACCAGATACCATCTCACCTAAATTTTACCGAGACTCCAAGCGATCGCTTCGCTTGCGGTGAGTACAGCATTCGCTACTCTTGCAGGTGTGTTAACGAAGTGCAACGCACTAATGTCCTTTACAAATATCAATTTTCGATTTGCAAGTTATTAAAATTAGCATAATTTGATATATTGTTGGTTACTACAATTAACCGATTGACTTAACCTTGTATTGTGCCGACTTACTTACGTATTTTGCCAAAATCTCATAAGATTTTTATATAAGATATTTGTCTTGAGAAACCCAGTTTCTCAAAGAAACCGGGTTTCTATATCTTAACGCTTGTTATATAGTGATAACTAATTCTTATTCTTCGGCTTCAAATTGAGATTTATCTGCACCACAAACCGGACAGACCCAATCTTCTGGTATATTTTCAAATGGTGTTCCCGGTTCTACATTATCGTCTGGATCTCCTTCTTCTGGATTATATTCATAACCGCAAACAGTGCATATGTACTTTTGCATCATATTCCCCTCCGATACTTTGTTTGTTATTGCCTCAATCTTAATTGATAGTTCCTAATTCGTAATTCGCAATTATTAATTTAATTACGAATTACAAATTAAAAATTACAAATTATTAAGAGGAGTGCCTAACCAACCACTAAAGTTTTTCTTTTGTATCGTAGATGGTTTTTCTTGCGGTTTGACCTGATACTTACTAGGACGTGGAGCAGTTAAAGTAACAGGTAGGGTGCGAAGTTCTTCGTGATGGAAAACTGTGATTTGAATGGTATCGTTTGGTTGGTAATCTTTGAGCCTTTCGCACAAGTCATTTGCTGTTACCCGCAAACCATCAATAGCCAGCAACTCATCTCCGGCATCGATTCCGGCTAATTGTGCGGGAGAGCCAGCTTCTACAAACTTGATGATTTCTCGCCCGCGATCGCTACTGACTTTTGTACCCAAATATGGTTCCTCCTCAGTTTCCACAACCAGTTGCAAGCCAAAGGGTTCTAAATACTCCTTGAAGGGCAAATCTTCTGTACCATCAATATAGCGTTTAAAGAAATCAGTCAAATCTACTCCAGCAACAGACTCAATAACTCCCTGCAATTGTTCTGGAGTGTAACCAATTTCATCTTTGCCAAATTGATGCCACATTTTGACCATGACATCATCAAGTGAGAGTTGATTTCCATTACGCGAACGAATCAGCAAATCTAGTAGCAAAGATACTAATTCTCCTTTGAGATAGTAGGACATTTGGGAATTGCTACTGTTCGCATCCTGACGATAGAGTTTAATCCAAGCATCAAAACTCGATTCCGAGAGTGGTTGTACTTTCCGCCCTGGTGTAGTTTCATGACGAGTGATTTCCTTGCTCAAATTGCTGAGAAAGGATTTGGCATCATAAATTCCCGCCCGTAGGGGTATCAGTAAGTCGTAATAACTTGTCGTCCCTTCACAGAACCACAAAGAAGGTGTGTAGTTTTCTTGGTCGTAGTCAAAAACTTCCAATGCTTGGGGACGAATACGCTTAACGTTCCACAAGTGAAAGAACTCATGAGCAACGAGTTGTATGAAGCGCTCATATTTGTCGCGATCACGAAATCCAAACCTCTGATATATCAGCGAACAACAATTTTTGTGCTCCAAACCACCATGTGCCTGATTAAATAGATGCAGCAAAAACACGTATTTTTGATACGGTAAGCCACCAAACATCTTTGCTTCTGCACTAACAATTTTTTTCAAATCCGCAATCATTTGCTGAACGTGAAAATTGCCTTTACCCCAGATGGCGAGTTCGTGAGACTTTCCCAAAACATCAAATTGATATAACTGGTGGTCGCCAATTTCAAAAGGATTATCTACGAGAGTATCAAAATCTAGAGCATAGAAAGAATTTTCTTTGTCTGGAACTGGAGGTAGTGCTGTAGTCACCCGCCAGTCTGGGCGTGGTGGTACAACAGTTACCTCAATTGGGTATTCCTCCCAACCTGGTATTCTAAAAAACAATGCTGCACCATTAAAATAACCATGGCTACCGTCTAGGTGATTTGTCCGTACTGTTAGCTCATCAGCAAAAATGCGATAAGAAATGCTAACTTTTGATGCACCATTTATCTCGACCTGCCAATGATTTTTACTAATTTTCTGCCAGAGCAAAGGCTTATCTTGAGTAAAAGCAGCAAAATCTTGCAAATGTCTGGCGTATTCTCGGACTAAATACGATCCTGGAGTCCATACAGGAAATTTCAAGTCCAAGATAGGGGATGGGTAGCCCACAATTTGCAGAGTCACCTCAAACAGATGTGCTTCTGGTTGGGGCATCGCTACCTGATAGTGAATTGTCGGGACAGTCTGCTGCTGATAAGTATTGCTCTGCAGTACAGTTGCTTTAGTCATCAGTGGTTGTGTGTTAGGAGTTCTAGGTACTAGTGACAAATGACTAGTTAATAGTCATTAGTCAACAATCAATGGTCAACAGTCAATAGTTTCAAGTAAAAAAACTTGCTTACCAATACAGTAATCAATACGCTTTGCTGAGTAAAATCAATCACCTTCTATCATTAATAGCACTACTCCAAGAATAAATTTAAACCAGAGAGAGTATTGGTAATATGAAATACATCTACTTGATAACAGATATTATGGGATATAAAAACGGGCGAGACGCCCGTACCACAAGAAAATCTACTCTACAAGAAAATTTGTTCACTAGAAATTTTCTTCTTATATTGCGCTCGACTCAAAAAGGCTATACTTTACCTGCCAAATTTATTAACTGTTTAAAATTTGCTAAATAAATGCTTTGATTTGTCTTGTCGATTTTGATCCATCCTTTTTCGTGTAGCTTTTCCATAATTTTTGTAGTTTCTTCAACGCCAATTTCTGTGACATCTGCTAAATCTTTGAAAGGAATGTTGTAGATTTCTTTTCCCTTGTCTAAAGACTGACCGTAACTCTCACCCAAGGTGACAAGAGTGTGAGCTAGCTTGACAGCAGGGGGCGAAGAACGCATTTGCAAGCGGACGTTAATTTGCCTGAGTCGGCGCACCATCAGTTGTAACATTCTATGATGTAATTGTGGGTCTTTAAATAATATTTGAATAAAGCGTTCTCTAGAAATACTGAGCAACTTTACAGGCGAAAGAGCAATAACGTCAGTTGAGCGAGGCGATTCATCTAAAATTGCCATTTCTCCAAAAAAATCGCCCCGACCCAAAATTGCTATGGCGACAGAATCTTCGCCTACTGTACGCCGGACTTTAACCCAACCAGAAACCAGAAAGTAAAGTGCATTACCCCAGGCATCTTCCATGAGAACGGCTCTTCCTGCTGGATATTCGTGATCGATAGCAACAGAGAGCAGCCATTCTATTGTTTGGGGGTTGGCTGTGCTCATCAAAGGAAACAGTTCACTAAAAACCTCAGTCTGCATGAAATATATCTTTAATAAATAAAATGTTAGTGGTTAGTGGTTAGTAGTTAGTGGTTGATGGCTAACTACTCAAATCCTTTTTCTTCTCTTTTTTTGGTGGTGGTGGTTCTGGAATATCTGTCAGTACCTTTATCTGCATATCTAAGTTTTCCAGCACTCGGTTTAAGCTATTAAAAGCCTCTAGTTGTCCGTTATTGAGATTGGAATTAAGAGCAAGGCGTTCTTGGAGTTCGCGTAACTTGTAGGTCAATTGCTGGGAAATTCCCACTGCATCGCGGCTCAAACGCGCTAATTGTTGCTGTTGATAGAATTTTAATGCTGCTCCCCGCAACACTTGTAATGTTGCTTCTTCGCCGTACATTCCGGGCATGACACGCAAGCGCAGTAACAAGCGATTTTGTTGATAAAGGCATTCTCTCTCTACCTGTTTTGGTTCTACAACTGTGGTCATGGGTAGAGACGCAAAACGTTTTAATTCATTAAGGACTCCTTGAAAGACAGAGAGAGGTACTTTTTCTAAGACAGACTGTAACACTCCATTTTCACTCCAGAGTATTCTGCCGTGGTAAGGTCTTCTCTCCAAGTACAAACGCCCAATCCCGTCTGATAAAACTCGTCCTAGTAACTGTTCTAGTAATTTTCTGGGTGGTAATGTCGCTAATTCTTCAACTGGACTAATAGCATTAAGGCTGGGTAAGTGCAAGATGTGTAAGTTGGAAGACTGGGCTGTCCTATCAGGGTCTCTCTCTTTGTGTTCTTGAGTAGGGCTGGGACTTTCATCGTGGGAGGTTGGTGCCAAACCTTTCGATTCATTGAAGGTTGAATAACCAAACTGCCAAACAGTATCACCATTTTGTACCATTTGTGCCTGAGTATGTGTCTTATCTGACCGTCGTTGTAGCGTTTCAGGGATGATACTGTTAAGTTGTGTATCTGATTTATCCACGATCGCAGCTGGTTTTTTTTCTTGAGCAATGTCTTCCCAAGATTTTGGAATTGGTCTGCCCGCAGTCGTCCCTGTATTTTTATGATTCAGGTACGCTGAGAGTATAGTGCGGTGAGTATCGCCGTTTATGGGCTGAGCTTCCATGGTGCAATTGATGTACGGCAGTATGCGGTTCACATAATCTATTGCCGCATTGTCTTGGGGATTCACCATTCCCAGTACCAAATTGTTGTCTTTTATGTTAAAGGGCAGAATCTGGTGATACAGACACGCTTCAAAGGACAAGGTACTTTCAATCAACCGAAAGATTTGCTCCCGGTCTAGTCCTTGTTCAGACTGAGTTTGTGTGCTGGGCCGCACTTGCTTACCACTTGCTGCGGTATCAGCTGGTTTACCCTCTGAAGACAACATACGGTTTTGATGCTAGATGTTTCTATATATCCTATACTGCCCACAACTAAGTTGGCAGTAAACAGAATATAATTCTAGAGTTAAAAAAGTTAAATAAATAACTAAGAGGGGCGCGTCCAGACTCAGGTGGTATGTTGGTAGGATGGGCAATGCCAGCCTACAACTTGTATATTTAAGCACTCATTCAGTTTGGGTTCTCATGCCTTGAGCTATCAAGTAAACTTTCGTCCATTCACCCATAGCTTGGTGGGTCTTAATTTTTAATTGTTGAGCTATTTCCTCTATGGAACGACCTGCTTTTCGTAACTCCAGAATTTGGCGCTGCATTGCAGTTAATTTCTCGTGCAATCGATCCCATTGCCTTGGTGTCAAACCCAAATTGTGTTCTTCTAAAGAAGTTGACAACCAGCCATCTACCAGTTCTGGCTTATCTTTCAGCGCAAAGACACGGACTGCATGGTAGCTGATTTTTTCCCGCAGTCGGTAGATTTCCTTAATGGGCTTATTGAGTTGTTTGGCGATCGCATCTTGTGATTTCCCTTCTAGGTAGAGATGCAGCCACGAGACCGCTTCTTGTCCGAGATGCTCTAGCAGGTACGTTTCAAATTCCTGCTTCACAGCTTGACGTAGCGTTTGTTGTTCCTCTGCTTCTTGTGCTTCTTGATACTCTACAATGGCTTGTGTATCAACCAAGTTCACTCGGTTATCACTGTCATCTGTGAGAATTTCTTCTGAAACTAACCTCACTAGGTCACTGCTTGGCACTTGAGTTAAGCCACCACGTTGAGTCCGTCTCAGATAATTTACAAAACGATACACAAGCAATGGTTGATTCCGTACTGGTCGCAAACAATACTCTTCTACACTGGCAAACAATAGGGCATTTTTTAACCTGTCATCAGTGGTGCATTCACCAATGGAAAGCATTTGCTGCTGCATATAGTTATCACTTTGCAATAATTCTTGGATAACTTCTTGCAACACATCTAATACAGTCCGTTGGCGATCCCGGCTTAAGGCGACCCAAGTCTGAATTTTGTTACGTAATGTTACCAGACTTCCCAACCGAGTTATCAAATTGCGATAAGCACGTTCTCTAGCAATACCCAAGTAGCGTTGACGCAAAATTCGATAGCGGTACTCCATTGCCTGCTGAGCAATATCTAACTCCTTTGAGGAGAGTACCTCAAAGCGTTGTAAATCGCTTCCTAAAAGCCAATCAACGATACTTTGCCTATTAACAAGATTTTGTTCTGGGCACTCCTCAGCTAAACGCTTTCGCCAATATTGTGCCAGTTTTTCCGCCTCCAACGCCATAGTGAGATTGCGCTCCTCGAAACCCTGTTTTAAAGTTTGCATCACAACCCCCTTTTATCCCACTTAAATTGTTCACTGGCAGTTGCCCCTAATAAAATCATGTCCGTCATAACTAAGCGCGTCTCTACTTTGTATTACGTTCTAGTTCACTAGAGTTATGCAGAAAGTTTTATCTCTTGACGAACTTTTATCTAGCTCAAATCACGGAAAATCTTGTTTTCTAGAGCTTTGGTGGCTTTACAAAAATTTATATTTTGATAAACCACAGCAGATAGTTTCAACCTAGAAAACTATTTTTATAACAACCTACAGGTATGCACGGTATATGTGATGAGGGTCTTGGAAAAACTGACATTTTGCACCCGCTCTCGTAGCGCGAAGATAACTCACACCCATCTAGACGCGGTTTTGTCAATATATGTTTCGCCCATTCGCAGTTATCAGTTCCCAGTTATGAATCATCTCTGGGTGTCAGTTACTGATGAAAATTGCCTCATCGCACCGTGTACCGTATTTGTATTTTTTATACCGTAATTTAAACCACCAGTGTATTTAGGGTTACTTAGGGATTATACCACTGTTGGATGCCCCCATGCTCTAATGCCCAACTAACGAATCTCCTCATAGAAACGCTTGAGGTATTGCGGCGAAACACCAAAACCCCAAAGGAAACCAATGAAAAGATATATGGCTGTCGCTTTAAAAAAGCCCCAATGTGCTACACGGCGATCGCTACTTTGAACAATCCGGTTAAGCAGACAAATTCTTCCCCGTTGCACCAACTTCAAGCACAAGTCAGCTTCTTCCATAATGGGGAGATTGCTATCAAAACCCCCACATTCCCAAAAATCAGTGCGACGTACAAATATAGCTTGATCCCCAAATAATAAACGCAATCCTCGAACAAACAAATGCGGGCGAAAAAGCAGTGGCGCGTAATAAGTTTTTAAAAAGTTGTGTAGCGTCACACCCCAACGTGTGGTTTTATCTCCTGCCATGAGGGAAATAAAACCACCACCCGTCACAGATTGGTCTGCCAATACTTCCTCAATCAGGGTCACAAGATCATCTGACACCAAAGTGTCAGCATGTACAAACCACAAATATTCCCCAGAAGCTGCTTCTGCACCCTGGTTCATTTGTGCAGCACGTCCACATTTTTGGGCAATAAGGACAGAAGCCCCTGCTTGTTCGGCTATGGTAACAGTGCCATCAGAACTCCCGCCATCAACAACCAGCACCTCCCTTGCAGGAGGCATTAACAGACTCAGATGGCGCAGAGTACGTCCCAAGCACTTAGCTTCATTTAAAGTCGGGATAATAATAGAGACTTTAGACATAATCAGTGACCAGTGACCAGTGACCAGTAACCAATGACCAGTGACCAGTGACCAATTACCTTCGCACTATAGGATTTTCTACTGCTTGTCGGTACTGTTCGACTTCTTCTGTATAACCAATGGGTAGAACAGCTTCGACGTTTTCATGGGGACGAGGAATGATAACCCAGGATTCTAGGGTACCGCCATGTACCTTTTCCACGGCGTCAATACCAGCTGCCATAGAAGTTTTTACTTCTTGAACATCACCCCGTATGTTAATTGTAAAGCGAGCACTACCCACTCTTATATATCCAACGAGGGTGACTCGACCTGCTTTCACCATCGCATCTGCTGCCGCAAGTATGGCAGGAAAACCTTTAGTTTCAATCGATCCAACTGCCTGTAGTGGCATTGGTTATCTCCTATATCAGTAAACGTATCTGGCGCAACAAGATAATTGTACGAATGTTTCTACCTATTTTGATAGGTTTTCTTTCAGCTTACCCCTACTCCCTACTCCCTACTCCCTACTCCCTTCTTAAAAAACACGGAATGGCTCCGATTTTCTAGTAAAATGTATGGGCAAAACGCTTTCCACGTTTTCAGGGGGATTAGAAACAATGTAGTAGGTAATGACCTGACCACCATTAGATTGCTCGTTACCTGCGGCAATACCTGCGTCAACTGCTCTTTCCACCTCACCCGTATCTCCACGAACTGCAACCACAAATCGAGCACTTTCTGCTAGACCGTAATATACAAGGGTAACTGCCGCCGCTTTCACCATTGCATCGGCTGTAGCAAGTACAGCCGGAAACCCTTGAGTCTCAATAACCCCAACTGCCATTGGCATGGCTTTAAACTCCGAGATGTATGATTGTAAAAATCATCTTACTAGAAAATTGGGAGTAGGGAGTAGGGAGTGGGGAGTAGGGGAGAAGGGTTGGGGATGAGGGTGAACAAAATAGTTCACTTCTTTACTAAAACATAGGCTGTCGCATACTCAGGTAGTTGCTTGATATTGCGATCAAAATCTGTTCGCCCTTGGAAAATACCTGCTAAGAAATCGAGTTGATGAAGGTTGGGTAAAAATGCTCCACCTGTATCCGCAATAATTCCCAGTTTTAAATGTTTGCGTCCACCTTGAAGATATTCAAGAGCAATAACTTTTCCCAAACCAATATTAAGGATATCTCCAGCAAAAGTGACTCCTGGAGAAATCGAAATTTTTGCGTCTATCTTATATCCATAGCCTTTAATAGCATCAACTTTCCTAAAATACCAATAGCGCTTTTGCGATCTCGCTACTGTCCCTCGAATATAAGGAATTCCATTATTTCTATCTACATTAAAAAGTGCTTCAGAACCATCAGTAAATTTAATAAGTATCGTTCCTTCCATGAGAGCTTCTTCCAAACCCTCTCTGGTTAAGTAGGCAAGAGGTTCAACCTTACCAAATTCTTTACCACCAGGCTCATAAATTCCTGATAACACATCTTGCTTGGTATATTTAGTATAGAAATTATCTGTTACTAAATTGTCTTTTAAACTATAAATAGCTGTATTAAAAGTGCGCGTTTTCTTCCGAGAGCCGGGATGAGTAAAAACCGCATATTTTGTGAGTCTCAGACGTCTCTGACTGGTATTTTCTGGATTATAAGCAGACCATTTTATAACTCGGAAATGCGTGTTGATGAAATTTGGATCTTGTAATCGAGTTACTCGCTTCTTGCTAATATCTTCCTGTAAGACAGCAATCATGAAATCCAAAGTTTTGAGAGCATCTTGTACGGTGACTCCTTGAGTCCCTAGCAATCCAGTTCTTTGAATATTGGGATCTTCTACAGCATAGTCTTCAAAATACTTTCTAGTATTTGAGAGAGTAGCTAATAAATCTGCTTGATTAAAATCAACCTTAACAGTTGGTAGTTTTCCCTGTGTAAAAACGCGATCACCAGAAACTTTAAATTTATCTTTTTGTAACTCATCAATAACTTGATAAGGCGTTGGTGCGATTGTCGGCTCTTTCTTTGAGGGAGTGTTTTGCTTGTCTTGCTTGCTAAAGGGTTGCGAAACCAGGAAATTATTGTGGATTGAGGAGAGGTTTTGTTTAGTTAAATTTTGTTGGGCAATTGGTTGAGTTTTTAAGTGATTATAGAGATAATGACTAGCTAAACAAACAAGTAGTGAAGCGGCAAAACCTATTGTAATGCGGAATGTTCGGTTAGATAGGATAGGCATAAGTTGAAGAATCAATGTCCTTTATCTACGATGGTCTGTTACATATTGTATAGCTCAGCTTCCAGTTTAAAAGCGAAAATTTGGGATAATATTTGTGCGATCTCCTGAGCATTTAGTTCCAATATGGCTCAAATCAAGCTTGCGTATCCCAAAATTCCTGACAGTAAAAACTGCCCTTTCAAGCAATGCATCGCTTTTGAGAAGTATGATGGCACGAATCTACACTGGGTTTGGGATTCCGAACTGGGCTGGTATGCCTTCGGTACAAGACGTGACAGATTTGACTTAGACGAAATGGGTATTACAGATTTTAATAACACTCATCCCGGTTTAGAAGAAGCACCTAGCATTTTTATGAGAGACTTTGCAAATTTACTCTCCACTATTTTCCACAAAAATCCAGATTATCATTGCCCAGAGATTGCTGTTTTTACTGAGTTTTTTGGAGCTTCATCATTTGCAGGAATGCACAAAAAGGAAGATTTAAAACAACTTGTCCTGTTTGATGTACAAACCGATAAAGGCATTATTGATCCAGAAAAATTTGTTAAAGATTTCAAGGAATTAAACATTGCAAAAGTTGTTTATCGAGGCAAACTAACTGGCAAATTCATTGATGATGTTCGTGAAGGAAAGTTCAATGTAGCTGAAGGTGTTATCTGTAAAGGAGGTAAAAATAATGACAATTTATGGATGGTGAAGATTAAGACAAATGCTTACATGAAAAGACTTCAAGAAGTTTTTAAAGACAATTGGAACAATTACTGGGAATAATTACAATATTTTTTCAATATTAACCGCTCATCGGTCACTGGTCACTGGTCACTGTTAAAAGAATTGGCAAAGATAGCAGCTTGAGTTCTATCCCGTAAATTTAACCGACTTAGAATGCTTGTAACGTGATTTTTTACAGTTCTTTCTGAAATGTAGAGAGACTCAGCTATTTCCCTATTATTGGCACCAATAGCAATTAAATGCAAAACTTCTCTTTCTCTAGGAGTTAATTCAGCAAATTCAGGCGGAGGACTTGGAGGTTTAGGTGTTGGAAATTCTTGTAAAGGAGTGAAAACTTTTTCAAATAGCCCTGGACCTAAATGAGTATGTCCCAAATAAACCGAACGGATTGCATTTGCTAATGGTTCTAAAGGAGTGTCTTTTAATAAATAACCTCTTGCTCCAAAACGCATAGCTTGAGCTACATATTCATCATCATCAAATGTTGTTAATACTAAGACTTTTACAAGAGGAAACCGCTGACAAATCACCTGAGTTGCTGCTACACCATCCATCACAGGCATGCGAATATCCATCAACACCAAATCTGGTTTTTGAGAACTATTATCAAACATCTCAACAAACGCGATCGCACTTTCACCATCTTCAGCCTCACCCACAATTTGAAAATCAGGTTTTAACTCCAACAAGCTTTTTAAACCTTGGCGAATAATGATTTGGTCATCTACGAGTAACAGGCGAATCATTGGATTTTGGATTTTGGATTTTGGATTTTGGATTTTAGATTTTGGATTTTAAATGGGAACTGGGTATGAGGTACGAAGTATTGTGAAAATTCATTAAATTTCCATTCCCCATTGCCCCTTATCCCCAGAGGGGGCCCGAGTTCCCCACTCCCCATTCCCCATTAATAAGGTAATAAAGCCGTTATACAGCAACCTTCGCCCGGTTTGCTATCAATATGAAATTGACCTCCTAAAGCCAGTGTTCGTTCTCGCATTCCCTGTAGACCAAATCCAGTTGTGTTTTGGTGCGGGTTAAAACCCTTACCATTATCAGAAATCTCCAAACTTAGTAAATTCACGGTTACTTGTATATTAATTTTGACATGAGTAGCATTGCTGTGTTTTGCGGTATTTGTCAGGGCTTCTTGAATAATACGATAGCTTGCTGTACAAACTTCAGCAGGTAAAGATTGAGATAAGTTAAAGATACAGTTTGGAGTAATCCCAGTTCGACGCTGAAAATCTACAAGTAAAACTGTCAGTGCAGACTCTAAAGATTTTCCATACAGAGGCTCGCAGCGCAATGTAGCAACAGACATCCGTACTTCTTTGAGAGCATTGCTACCAAGTTGTTTTGCTTCTAACAAAAAAGTTTTGGCTTTCTCTAGATTTGATTGTAGAAATACCAAAGCATTCTCTAATTGGATACTCTGCGCCGTAAGTGAGTGACCTAGTGAATCGTGAATTTCACGAGCAATACGGTTGCGTTCCTGTAGAGTTGCCTGA
This genomic interval from Scytonema hofmannii PCC 7110 contains the following:
- a CDS encoding response regulator transcription factor, which produces MIRLLLVDDQIIIRQGLKSLLELKPDFQIVGEAEDGESAIAFVEMFDNSSQKPDLVLMDIRMPVMDGVAATQVICQRFPLVKVLVLTTFDDDEYVAQAMRFGARGYLLKDTPLEPLANAIRSVYLGHTHLGPGLFEKVFTPLQEFPTPKPPSPPPEFAELTPREREVLHLIAIGANNREIAESLYISERTVKNHVTSILSRLNLRDRTQAAIFANSFNSDQ